The Spirochaeta isovalerica genome includes a window with the following:
- a CDS encoding pseudouridine synthase produces the protein MFCAKIMAMTGNDLDILYRDEHIAIVNKPAGLLTHQTKMASDRDSVVDRLRSRFPSPPSPVHRLDRATSGLLICAFDSLTARLLGESFIRNEIEKEYTAVVRGYAAIEGTIDRPLSKDGEGELQTALTRFTLMGTMEIPVANNRYATSRYSLIRVKPETGRFHQIRRHLAGAGHPVIGDTSHGDLRHNRILENYWGNERLLLHCGKLTFDHPRSEERLTFVISEPEDMAGVTDRFLIMGQAIDDRPDSSNI, from the coding sequence TTGTTCTGCGCTAAGATCATGGCCATGACCGGAAACGATCTGGATATTCTCTACAGAGATGAACACATTGCCATTGTAAACAAACCCGCCGGCCTGCTGACCCATCAGACGAAGATGGCCTCGGACAGGGATTCCGTTGTAGACAGACTCCGGAGCCGATTTCCTTCTCCCCCTTCTCCTGTCCACCGGCTCGACCGGGCGACATCGGGACTTCTCATATGCGCTTTCGACAGTCTGACAGCCAGGCTTCTCGGGGAATCTTTTATCAGAAATGAAATTGAAAAGGAATACACTGCTGTCGTCAGAGGCTACGCCGCAATAGAAGGAACCATAGACCGTCCGCTGAGCAAGGATGGTGAGGGGGAGCTGCAGACCGCACTGACCCGCTTTACCCTGATGGGCACCATGGAAATACCGGTGGCCAATAACAGGTACGCCACTTCGCGTTACTCCCTGATCAGGGTCAAACCGGAAACGGGCCGATTTCATCAGATCCGCCGGCATTTGGCCGGAGCAGGACATCCGGTCATCGGAGATACGAGCCACGGCGATTTGCGGCACAACAGGATTCTGGAGAATTACTGGGGCAATGAAAGGCTGTTATTGCATTGCGGAAAACTGACTTTTGACCATCCCCGGTCAGAAGAAAGGCTGACATTTGTTATTTCCGAACCCGAAGATATGGCCGGCGTGACAGATAGATTTCTGATCATGGGCCAGGCTATAGACGACCGGCCAGATTCATCGAATATATGA
- a CDS encoding response regulator: protein MSLIKAIIVDDEKPARDRVRFFLKDIDKITIAGEAENGEEALKLFEEVKPDLLILDIQMPQLDGFGMLGKCSYHPAVIFISAYDEYAINAFEVNAVDYLLKPYTKKRFFDAINRVLASIKDNDYWESKVSRLLDSRQDGSDLLENISVRKGNTYRVFDVKEIDYFKMDGGLLFLHSRGERYLVDSSLNQLEKRLPPALYYRIHRNAIANLKNIREILPWGQGRLALDFGISGRIQVSKEKVSAFRKKVGLKI from the coding sequence GTGAGTTTAATTAAAGCCATTATTGTTGATGATGAAAAACCGGCAAGAGACCGGGTTCGTTTCTTTCTCAAGGATATTGATAAGATCACCATAGCCGGAGAAGCGGAAAACGGCGAAGAAGCTCTGAAACTTTTTGAGGAGGTCAAGCCCGATCTCCTGATTCTCGATATTCAGATGCCCCAGCTCGACGGATTCGGCATGCTGGGCAAATGCTCCTATCATCCTGCGGTGATTTTCATCAGCGCTTACGACGAATACGCCATTAACGCTTTTGAAGTGAACGCGGTCGATTATCTTCTGAAACCCTATACGAAAAAGCGCTTTTTCGATGCGATCAACCGCGTTCTGGCCTCTATCAAAGATAATGATTACTGGGAGAGCAAAGTGTCCCGGTTGCTCGACTCCCGGCAGGACGGGAGTGATCTGCTCGAAAATATCAGCGTGCGGAAAGGCAACACCTACCGGGTCTTTGACGTGAAAGAAATCGATTACTTTAAAATGGATGGCGGACTGCTCTTTCTCCACAGCAGGGGAGAGCGGTATCTTGTTGATTCCTCCCTCAATCAGCTCGAGAAGAGACTCCCCCCCGCTCTGTATTACCGAATCCACAGAAATGCCATTGCCAATCTGAAAAACATCCGGGAAATCCTCCCCTGGGGGCAGGGGCGCCTCGCTCTGGACTTCGGAATTTCCGGAAGAATTCAGGTCAGCAAGGAGAAAGTCAGCGCTTTCAGGAAAAAGGTCGGGCTGAAGATCTGA
- a CDS encoding sensor histidine kinase: protein MEDDVLALSRSKQIWNDILISMNELQYNWSDGETYFQFKEQYQSLDHYFRELDNRPRKNIIDLNKTLNRRMKDLYNTWIVAREGVLEVLSAIESPDFERVVLQLERKPGLQRINHLWTELYYSSDAADNKDAYILRNVIDSIEFFPIYSETVNKLFDVIIGEVDVLTSTLRNVEILVSLSLFILFIGIALYYSFRFSNSISQPIMDLSYKLSSFVGKTLKLKHSPDLDELNLLGESVGNLISHYTDLSVQAGRLAMGELDSPILDLQEHGVVGRALKDINLYLMELAETSQWIKKGNYGARIRIKSEKDILASNFNVMSKVIDEKITTLKNIFEAVEESIIVINRKGEVLEGNSKFLQLVGLKGETDLSNEKMNLSLFFYTDDLPDELFDSSSENILYIDLKDINGEPIPVKLLSRKMPEDQSVGEQFMLFITNETLKMRMERERETLRAQAVESELMALRAQINPHFLFNTLNGIAHLIESNSDKAVIMIEKLADLFRYSLVSTRRITVLLSEELNIIKQFMDIEKMRYGDNLEVEYHIDKELLYNTIPPMLLQPIVENAVKYGSDEGGKIHIDFEIVKEGNFLIITISDRGTQAVNPHILLEQQGTGIRNVNQRMMTLYNQPVQFVQNNPGGLKVILKIPETASEFN, encoded by the coding sequence ATGGAAGACGATGTCCTCGCCCTATCCCGGTCCAAGCAGATCTGGAACGATATTCTCATCTCCATGAATGAATTGCAGTACAACTGGTCGGACGGCGAAACCTATTTTCAGTTCAAAGAGCAGTATCAGAGTCTGGACCATTATTTCCGGGAACTGGATAACAGGCCCCGGAAGAACATAATCGATCTCAATAAAACTCTGAACAGAAGAATGAAAGATCTGTACAATACGTGGATAGTCGCCCGGGAGGGAGTTCTCGAGGTCCTTTCTGCCATCGAAAGCCCCGATTTTGAAAGGGTGGTTCTTCAGCTTGAGAGGAAACCCGGACTTCAGAGAATCAATCACCTCTGGACGGAGTTGTATTACAGCTCCGATGCCGCCGACAACAAAGACGCTTACATTCTGAGGAACGTCATCGACAGCATAGAGTTCTTTCCCATATACAGCGAGACGGTCAATAAGCTTTTCGATGTGATTATCGGAGAGGTCGATGTTCTGACTTCAACTCTCCGCAATGTGGAAATCCTTGTTTCCTTAAGTCTGTTCATTCTCTTCATAGGAATCGCACTTTACTATTCCTTCCGCTTTTCCAATTCCATATCCCAGCCCATTATGGATCTCAGTTATAAACTCTCTTCCTTCGTCGGCAAAACCCTCAAGCTGAAGCATTCTCCCGATCTGGATGAGCTGAATCTGCTCGGGGAGTCGGTGGGTAACCTTATCTCCCATTATACCGATCTTTCGGTGCAGGCTGGGCGCCTGGCCATGGGAGAACTCGATTCTCCCATTCTGGATCTTCAGGAGCACGGTGTGGTGGGAAGGGCGCTGAAAGACATCAATCTCTATCTGATGGAGCTGGCGGAAACCAGCCAGTGGATCAAAAAGGGAAACTACGGAGCCAGAATCAGGATCAAATCCGAAAAGGATATTCTCGCTTCCAACTTCAATGTCATGTCCAAAGTTATTGACGAGAAGATCACAACGCTGAAAAATATCTTCGAAGCCGTAGAGGAGAGCATTATCGTTATTAACAGGAAAGGGGAGGTTCTGGAGGGAAACAGCAAATTCCTCCAGCTGGTAGGTCTGAAGGGCGAAACCGATCTGAGCAATGAAAAGATGAATCTGAGCCTTTTCTTTTATACCGATGATCTACCCGATGAACTGTTCGACAGCAGCAGCGAGAATATCCTCTACATCGATCTGAAGGATATTAACGGCGAGCCCATTCCCGTCAAGCTCCTTTCCCGTAAGATGCCGGAAGACCAGAGTGTCGGCGAACAGTTTATGCTGTTCATTACCAATGAGACCCTGAAGATGAGAATGGAGCGGGAGAGAGAAACTCTGAGAGCCCAGGCTGTCGAATCGGAACTGATGGCATTGCGCGCTCAAATCAACCCCCATTTTCTCTTCAACACCTTAAACGGTATTGCCCATCTGATCGAAAGCAACAGCGACAAAGCTGTTATCATGATTGAAAAACTGGCCGATCTGTTCCGTTACTCCCTTGTTTCGACCCGCCGGATCACCGTGCTTCTTTCGGAAGAGCTGAATATAATCAAGCAGTTTATGGATATTGAGAAAATGCGCTACGGAGATAATCTCGAGGTCGAGTACCACATCGATAAAGAACTTCTTTACAACACTATCCCCCCTATGCTTCTTCAGCCCATAGTGGAAAATGCCGTGAAGTACGGATCCGATGAAGGGGGAAAAATCCATATCGATTTTGAGATTGTCAAAGAGGGGAATTTTCTTATTATTACTATTTCCGACCGCGGAACCCAGGCTGTCAATCCCCATATCCTTCTGGAACAGCAGGGAACGGGGATCCGAAACGTCAATCAGAGAATGATGACTCTTTACAACCAGCCGGTTCAGTTCGTTCAGAACAATCCCGGAGGATTGAAAGTCATATTAAAGATTCCGGAGACAGCCAGTGAGTTTAATTAA
- a CDS encoding sugar ABC transporter substrate-binding protein, translating into MKKAALIIIVPVLFFGALFVFRTSVRGETGGTSSDEVSPEFNWRSQSGTKLNVMLNLHPWVEIIEPILPEFEALTGIDVEISIYPEDQLRAKRKIEMVSGVSDVDVFMIMPGHSLTLYERSGWISSLDDLIDDPTLTNPDFRKDDFFPAALEAGRRHESQYAIPVLMETSLLAYNREILEKYGIHEPPSTLDELENTARKIYSESNGEIYGITMRGKRASATSQWIDFLRGFGGDWLEGDRSGMGSREAILATAYYGRLLRLYGPKSAPSNGWYESISIFMEGRAAMIYDASVFKIHYEDSSSSEIAGKVGYSLIPEGPAGTTPHISTWGLSVYSGSQNREAAWILIQWLTNEANSLQALLGGIPAARSSVWENDEFTSHDSTPQWTRASKESYALASPYWNPPVADVDRYREAVGSAIVESILGNYVASACHAAEAETNSLLENEP; encoded by the coding sequence GTGAAAAAAGCGGCTTTGATAATAATTGTCCCGGTTCTCTTTTTCGGTGCCCTTTTTGTTTTCCGGACTTCCGTCCGAGGGGAAACCGGCGGCACATCATCGGATGAAGTCTCCCCGGAATTCAACTGGAGGAGCCAGAGCGGTACAAAACTGAATGTCATGCTCAATCTCCACCCCTGGGTGGAAATCATCGAACCGATTCTGCCGGAATTCGAGGCTCTGACCGGAATCGATGTGGAGATCAGCATTTATCCGGAAGACCAGCTGCGGGCCAAGAGAAAAATCGAGATGGTGTCCGGTGTCTCCGATGTCGATGTCTTTATGATTATGCCCGGCCATTCCCTTACGCTATACGAAAGATCGGGATGGATTTCTTCTCTCGATGATTTGATCGATGATCCGACTCTCACTAATCCGGACTTCAGGAAAGATGACTTCTTTCCCGCTGCTCTCGAAGCGGGACGGCGCCATGAGAGCCAGTACGCCATCCCCGTTTTAATGGAGACGTCGCTTCTGGCCTACAACAGAGAAATCCTGGAAAAATACGGCATACATGAACCTCCCTCAACTCTGGACGAGCTTGAAAATACGGCCCGGAAAATATACAGCGAATCCAACGGTGAAATCTACGGTATAACCATGCGCGGCAAAAGAGCTTCGGCCACTTCCCAGTGGATCGACTTCCTCCGGGGGTTCGGCGGCGACTGGCTGGAAGGGGATCGCTCGGGTATGGGGTCCCGGGAGGCCATTCTGGCGACCGCCTATTATGGCAGGCTTTTGCGGCTCTATGGTCCAAAAAGCGCTCCGAGCAACGGATGGTATGAAAGCATCTCCATTTTTATGGAGGGACGGGCCGCCATGATATATGACGCCAGCGTTTTCAAAATCCACTACGAAGACAGTTCGTCTTCCGAAATTGCCGGTAAGGTGGGTTACTCTCTTATCCCGGAAGGACCGGCGGGAACAACACCCCATATTTCCACCTGGGGGCTGTCCGTTTACAGCGGTTCTCAGAACAGGGAAGCCGCCTGGATCCTGATCCAGTGGCTGACAAACGAAGCCAACTCTCTCCAGGCTTTGCTGGGCGGAATTCCGGCAGCGAGAAGTTCCGTCTGGGAGAATGATGAGTTCACCAGTCACGACAGCACGCCCCAATGGACCCGGGCGTCGAAAGAGAGTTACGCGCTGGCCTCGCCCTACTGGAATCCTCCCGTAGCCGATGTCGACCGTTACCGGGAAGCCGTGGGAAGCGCTATCGTAGAATCCATACTGGGCAATTACGTGGCTTCTGCCTGCCATGCCGCGGAAGCCGAAACCAATTCTCTGCTGGAAAATGAACCATGA